The Meleagris gallopavo isolate NT-WF06-2002-E0010 breed Aviagen turkey brand Nicholas breeding stock chromosome 10, Turkey_5.1, whole genome shotgun sequence genome contains a region encoding:
- the UROD gene encoding uroporphyrinogen decarboxylase, giving the protein MRQAGRYLPEFRETRAAQDFFDTCRSPKLCCELTLQPLRRFPLDAAIIFSDILVVPQALGMEVVMVPGKGPTFPEPLKEVEDLLKLRQKVDVSAELGYVFQAVTLTRHSLEGKVPLIGFSGAPWTLMSYMVEGGGSATMAKAKSWLYRHPEASHRLLRLLTDVVTDYLVGQVAAGAQALQLFESHAGHLGPEQFQEFALPYIRDIARDVKSKLKAEALPLVPMIVFAKDAHYALRDLAQAGYEVVGLDWTIQPQEARAQVGKGITLQGNLDPCALYAPKEKIGELVKKMLESFGTQRYIANLGHGLYPDMNPEHVGAFVEAVHAHSRHINKHG; this is encoded by the exons ATGCGGCAGGCAGGACGCTACCTGCCTG AGTTTCGGGAGACCCGGGCTGCTCAGGATTTCTTTGACACTTGCCGGAGTCCCAAATTGTGCTGTGAGCTGACGCTGCAG CCACTCAGACGATTCCCCCTGGATGCTGCTATCATTTTCTCTGACATCTTGGTGGTGCCCCAG GCACTGGGAATGGAGGTTGTCATGGTCCCTGGCAAAGGACCCACGTTTCCAGAGCCCCTGAAGGAGGTGGAGGATCTACTGAAACTACGGCAAAAAGTGGATGTGTCTGCAGAACTGGGTTACGTCTTCCAGGCTGTCACACTGACACGGCACAGCCTGGAGGGCAAGGTGCCCCTCATCGGCTTCTCCGGGGCACCT TGGACGCTTATGTCCTACATGGTTGAAGGGGGTGGCTCCGCTACAATGGCAAAGGCCAAAAGCTGGCTGTACCGTCACCCTGAAGCAAGCCACCGACTGCTACGGCTGCTGACTGATGTTGTCACTGACTACCTCGTGGGGCAGGTGGCTGCTGGAGCGCAG GCACTCCAACTGTTTGAGTCCCATGCAGGGCATTTAGGCCCAGAACAATTTCAGGAGTTCGCCCTGCCATACATCCGAGACATCGCCCGGGATGTTAAGAGCAAGCTGAAAGCAGAGGCACTGCCACTGGTGCCCATG atTGTCTTTGCGAAGGATGCACACTACGCGCTGCGTGATTTGGCACAAGCTGGCTATGAGGTTGTCGGTCTTGACTGGACCATCCAGCCTCAGGAAGCTCG TGCACAGGTAGGGAAAGGTATCACCCTGCAAGGAAACCTGGATCCCTGTGCTCTCTATGCACCCAAG GAGAAGATTGGCGAGCTGGTGAAGAAAATGCTGGAGAGCTTTGGAACCCAACGCTACATTGCCAACCTGGGTCACGGCCTCTACCCAGACATGAACCCTGAGCATGTGGGTGCCTTTGTGGAGGCTGTGCATGCTCATTCCCGCCACATCAATAAACATGGCTGA